In Thiospirochaeta perfilievii, a single window of DNA contains:
- a CDS encoding energy-coupling factor transporter transmembrane component T family protein → MAELNIFIYKKGDSPIHRTHPTVKIILLMLSSYMISKGNIFILSYFSILILSGFFITTLSIKMLFKDIKYLIILGVIISILQLSVKGALIYILRIGDILLLGTIFIGSTRPNEISPGIYNIVRSRRLAQNISLTINLIPTFLITWKEIELSARSRGVYIKRNPLNLVKGLLVPLLIETFKKADTISKAMDSRSYNGWIKEDIEDRNINFTLILLVLLPYLIYLKMP, encoded by the coding sequence ATGGCTGAATTGAATATCTTTATTTACAAAAAGGGAGACTCTCCTATTCATAGGACCCACCCTACAGTAAAAATTATACTTCTTATGTTATCCTCATATATGATATCAAAGGGAAACATTTTTATATTATCCTATTTTTCCATACTGATTTTATCTGGTTTCTTTATAACCACTCTAAGTATAAAAATGTTATTTAAGGATATAAAATATCTAATTATTTTAGGTGTAATAATATCGATACTTCAATTATCTGTAAAAGGTGCACTAATCTATATTTTAAGAATTGGAGATATTTTACTACTTGGAACTATTTTTATAGGCAGTACTAGACCAAATGAGATATCCCCAGGAATCTACAATATAGTTAGAAGTAGAAGATTAGCCCAAAATATAAGCCTAACTATAAACCTAATTCCTACTTTTTTAATTACATGGAAAGAGATTGAGCTATCTGCTAGATCTAGGGGAGTTTATATAAAAAGAAACCCTCTAAACTTAGTTAAAGGACTCCTTGTTCCCCTATTAATTGAAACTTTCAAAAAGGCTGATACCATCTCTAAAGCTATGGACTCAAGGTCTTATAACGGATGGATTAAAGAGGATATAGAGGATAGGAACATTAATTTTACACTTATTTTATTGGTTCTTTTACCATATTTGATATATCTAAAAATGCCTTAA
- a CDS encoding energy-coupling factor ABC transporter ATP-binding protein: MSNLLEVKNITKSFNGIKRVDSVSFTLNRGDFLIIAGANGSGKTLLMQHLNGLYPVKKGTIFYSGIDCYKKDNFLKTKVGLIFQNPDSQIIGLTVYDDIAFGPKNLGFCREKIGLVVETALKEMEISHLRERAPFTLSGGEKKRVTIAGVLAMEPEVIIFDEPFIGLDFPGVKSVTKSLIRLKELGYTVIIITHDLEKIASYGNRLIIMDSGKIVEDGEPKDLIECVERYNIRRPIQDRIEDMTWLN, encoded by the coding sequence ATGAGTAATCTATTAGAAGTTAAAAATATTACAAAGAGCTTTAATGGAATTAAAAGAGTAGACTCGGTCAGTTTTACCTTAAACCGAGGGGACTTCCTAATAATAGCTGGGGCTAATGGGTCTGGAAAGACCCTTCTTATGCAACATTTAAACGGCTTGTACCCTGTTAAAAAGGGTACTATTTTCTATAGTGGTATTGATTGTTATAAAAAGGATAACTTTTTAAAAACAAAAGTTGGATTGATCTTCCAAAATCCGGATAGTCAAATAATAGGCCTAACAGTCTATGACGATATAGCATTTGGCCCAAAAAACCTTGGTTTTTGTAGAGAAAAGATAGGATTAGTAGTCGAAACAGCCCTTAAGGAGATGGAAATATCCCATCTTAGGGAGAGAGCCCCTTTTACCCTTTCAGGGGGGGAGAAAAAAAGAGTGACTATTGCTGGAGTTTTGGCAATGGAACCTGAGGTAATTATCTTTGATGAACCATTTATAGGTTTAGACTTCCCTGGGGTAAAAAGTGTAACAAAGAGTTTAATTCGGCTTAAAGAGTTGGGATATACTGTAATAATTATAACACATGACCTTGAGAAAATAGCCAGTTATGGGAATAGACTAATAATAATGGATAGTGGGAAAATTGTAGAAGATGGGGAACCTAAAGATCTTATTGAGTGTGTTGAGAGATATAATATTAGACGACCTATTCAAGATAGAATAGAAGATATGACATGGCTGAATTGA
- the ilvY gene encoding HTH-type transcriptional activator IlvY, with amino-acid sequence MDIRELKLFLKLAETLHYARTSQVMAISPSALSRTVQRLEDEVGEKLFERDNRSVSLTPQGAHFRDYAKDVIERWSILQETLQGESDVVSGEITVYSSVTACYEILPPILKKLRELHPDVHLNLITGSVNEAFAQAGEGVADIVISAEPDNLPATLEFFPIISTPMVFIAPKFDENFKVDITSSDFDPTQTELILPNKSLFRKRIDDWFFERGIKPESYSEASGNEGILAMSKLGFGVGIVPKVVVDHSFFGSEMTVVESDMKPFNVGLLIQKRRLSNPIVKAFLDISNMVKEPIK; translated from the coding sequence ATGGATATAAGGGAACTTAAACTTTTTCTAAAATTAGCTGAAACACTACACTATGCAAGAACAAGCCAGGTAATGGCTATTAGTCCATCGGCACTAAGTCGAACAGTACAAAGGTTAGAGGACGAGGTTGGAGAGAAGTTATTCGAACGGGATAATAGGTCTGTAAGTTTAACACCCCAAGGTGCACATTTTAGGGATTATGCAAAGGATGTAATTGAGAGATGGAGTATTTTACAGGAGACCCTTCAGGGTGAGTCTGATGTTGTTAGTGGTGAGATAACGGTATACTCTTCGGTAACAGCGTGTTATGAAATCCTTCCTCCAATTTTAAAGAAACTTAGGGAGTTACATCCAGATGTTCATTTAAACCTAATAACAGGATCTGTTAATGAGGCCTTTGCCCAAGCAGGGGAGGGGGTTGCAGATATAGTTATTTCCGCAGAGCCTGATAACCTACCAGCTACCCTTGAGTTTTTTCCAATAATCTCCACTCCTATGGTATTTATTGCACCTAAGTTTGATGAGAATTTTAAAGTAGATATAACTAGTAGCGATTTTGATCCTACCCAAACAGAACTTATACTTCCCAATAAGTCTCTATTTAGAAAGAGAATTGATGATTGGTTTTTCGAAAGAGGCATTAAACCTGAATCCTACTCTGAAGCCTCTGGGAATGAGGGTATATTAGCCATGAGTAAGTTAGGTTTTGGAGTTGGTATAGTTCCTAAGGTTGTTGTGGATCACTCCTTCTTTGGTTCTGAGATGACGGTTGTTGAGTCTGATATGAAGCCCTTTAATGTTGGTCTTCTAATCCAGAAGAGACGACTCTCTAACCCAATAGTTAAGGCATTTTTAGATATATCAAATATGGTAAAAGAACCAATAAAATAA